In one Marinitoga hydrogenitolerans DSM 16785 genomic region, the following are encoded:
- a CDS encoding iron-containing alcohol dehydrogenase family protein, giving the protein MQFYMPTKLYYGNDIISQHKEEMILGEKAIIVTGRNSAKITGALDDVLSVLKDFNVPYIHYDEIGENPTYEMVLKGKELAIKNECDFVIAIGGGSPMDAGKAIAVLAANPDLSPDNLFDMNNYDVALPIVTIPTTAGTGSEVTEYAVLTKPNGRKSGFKSDLIFPDVSYLDSKYMVKMNKSLTITTAVDALSHAVEGILSKKSTTISNILAREAITLIYNYLPQTLENPENIEFREKLAIASTLAGMVIAQTGTILPHAMGYRITIHKKIRHGQATALFLPLIADEVKRFNPEKTKIIEKIFGSLEEFEKFLKKIGVYDLKIEFSEEELELYSDEIMSSSHIKNTPGEYNKDKIKEMYKKITKI; this is encoded by the coding sequence ATGCAATTTTATATGCCAACAAAGTTATATTATGGTAATGATATTATTTCTCAGCATAAAGAAGAAATGATTTTAGGAGAAAAGGCAATTATAGTTACTGGGAGAAATTCTGCAAAAATAACAGGAGCTCTTGACGATGTGCTTTCTGTTTTAAAAGACTTTAATGTACCATATATTCATTACGATGAAATAGGTGAAAACCCCACGTATGAAATGGTTTTAAAAGGTAAAGAATTAGCAATTAAGAATGAGTGTGATTTTGTTATTGCTATAGGTGGAGGTAGTCCTATGGATGCAGGAAAGGCAATTGCGGTTTTAGCTGCTAATCCTGACTTAAGTCCAGATAATTTGTTTGATATGAATAATTATGATGTTGCATTACCAATAGTAACTATTCCCACAACAGCAGGTACAGGGAGTGAAGTGACAGAATATGCAGTATTAACAAAACCAAATGGAAGAAAAAGCGGATTCAAAAGTGATTTGATTTTTCCAGATGTTTCTTACTTGGATTCAAAATATATGGTGAAAATGAATAAATCCTTAACAATAACAACAGCAGTAGATGCATTATCTCATGCAGTTGAAGGAATTCTTTCTAAAAAATCCACAACAATTTCAAATATTCTTGCTCGTGAGGCTATAACCTTAATATATAATTACTTACCTCAAACACTTGAAAATCCTGAAAATATTGAATTTAGAGAAAAGTTAGCAATAGCGTCAACCTTAGCAGGTATGGTAATTGCTCAAACAGGAACAATACTTCCGCATGCTATGGGTTATAGAATTACTATCCATAAGAAAATAAGACATGGCCAAGCAACAGCTCTTTTTTTGCCTTTAATTGCAGATGAAGTAAAAAGATTTAATCCTGAAAAAACTAAAATTATAGAAAAAATATTTGGATCGTTAGAGGAGTTTGAAAAATTTTTGAAGAAAATAGGTGTATATGATTTAAAAATTGAATTTTCTGAGGAAGAACTTGAATTATATTCTGACGAAATAATGAGTTCTTCTCATATTAAAAATACTCCTGGTGAATATAATAAAGATAAAATAAAGGAAATGTATAAAAAAATTACAAAAATATGA
- a CDS encoding 2-phosphosulfolactate phosphatase, whose amino-acid sequence MRLYTYFLPEISVETHKYYVVIDTLRATSTIATALSVGAEYISVVDNPDEAFKIKEDNTLLVGERNAMKISGFDYSNSPSEILKNAAHFKDKKIVLCTTNGSKALLLANSKGITIATSLLNLKATLQYLIAKKIDDIGIICSGTDGRVSLEDVFTAGRILSVLSKQDITYFNDESYIALNMANIPHTRIMQYSTHSQKLKKIGLDKDLTMCFNESLLNVVPISKMGKNCFKSKIDI is encoded by the coding sequence ATGAGGTTATATACCTATTTTTTACCAGAAATAAGTGTGGAAACTCATAAATATTATGTTGTTATAGATACATTGAGAGCAACATCAACAATAGCAACAGCATTATCTGTTGGAGCTGAATATATATCTGTGGTGGATAATCCTGATGAAGCATTTAAGATTAAAGAAGATAATACACTTTTAGTAGGTGAAAGAAATGCTATGAAAATATCTGGATTTGATTATTCAAATTCACCTTCAGAAATATTAAAAAATGCTGCACATTTTAAAGATAAAAAAATAGTATTATGTACCACCAATGGCTCTAAAGCTCTATTATTAGCTAATTCTAAAGGTATTACTATTGCGACTTCTTTATTGAACTTAAAAGCAACATTGCAATATCTTATAGCAAAAAAGATAGATGATATAGGAATTATATGTAGTGGTACGGATGGACGTGTTTCACTTGAAGATGTATTTACTGCAGGAAGGATTCTTTCCGTTTTGTCAAAACAGGATATTACTTATTTTAATGATGAATCATATATTGCATTGAATATGGCTAATATTCCACATACGAGAATAATGCAATATTCTACTCATTCTCAAAAACTGAAAAAAATAGGGTTAGACAAAGATTTAACAATGTGTTTTAACGAAAGTTTATTAAATGTTGTTCCTATTTCAAAAATGGGGAAAAATTGTTTTAAATCAAAAATAGATATTTAA
- the fliS gene encoding flagellar export chaperone FliS, with translation MYQPNNFQNANSYVENMVKTASPAKLVELLYLNSIERLNRAINMIKNKKIAEAHNQIVRVEDIIMELNLSLDMEKGGEISKNLRSLYNYMYRRLLEANLNKNIEILEEIKSLLNTLLEAWREAMKQAGNVIKQQVNQPTRKGLDIST, from the coding sequence ATGTATCAACCAAATAATTTCCAAAATGCAAATAGTTATGTAGAAAATATGGTGAAAACTGCCAGTCCGGCAAAACTGGTAGAATTATTATATTTAAATTCAATAGAAAGGCTAAATAGAGCTATCAACATGATAAAAAACAAAAAAATAGCCGAGGCACATAATCAAATTGTCAGAGTCGAAGATATTATTATGGAATTAAATTTATCTTTAGATATGGAAAAAGGCGGAGAAATCTCTAAAAATTTAAGGTCTCTATATAACTACATGTATAGGCGGCTTTTAGAAGCAAATTTAAACAAAAACATTGAGATTTTAGAAGAAATAAAATCTTTATTAAACACTCTATTAGAAGCATGGCGAGAAGCTATGAAACAGGCTGGAAACGTGATAAAACAACAGGTTAACCAACCAACAAGAAAAGGATTAGATATTTCAACATAA
- a CDS encoding peptidylprolyl isomerase: MKKVVLVLLLIMVSILSFSDVIGYLTKEGKVLQDYSLDDKMFEIEYLNRINSLQQSGQQYDKMKEPYYRLSTIKELLNYKILEYYAKENGYVIDENKINQQVEDLASQYLSNPQTKDQIINYFGSEEKLKDYLRNALSSSEYYKYIDSTIGKVSEKELNEYIKNNFEDIKLRNEKILTKHILVTDESTANKILSEIKSGEISFEDAAKKYSIDKQSAVDGGSINWVAKNQVVPEYFEAAFNANVGDIVGPVKTDYGYHIIKVEGKKVYNTVDDVESDKVLLENIKAEVKNSKLYEWYTDYSKDFSYALKYEPLIYEDRIEKAKTLDEKIDIEKKLYDAIRTKTEAPELWKISYLNLVKELNKSLSEIVELENIILKYKNSEYIKMSDKEISDKIDELDSEISQIKDKKDKNDKMNLSKDLQGLYYAKVMYPELFTKEIDISDTEKYLNELKSKEFNVLEEMYMKNKDMDTLIRLYQLNPDDPQISFEYNYTYYQYIKQYIPSQPKDVIQPELEKIFQAFEKIVSITNDEEIKTKSQKVIEEIKVTLRNMMKDNN; encoded by the coding sequence ATGAAAAAAGTAGTTTTAGTTTTACTATTAATCATGGTTAGTATTCTTTCTTTTTCAGATGTAATAGGGTATTTAACAAAAGAAGGTAAAGTTTTGCAAGATTATTCTTTAGATGATAAAATGTTTGAAATTGAGTATTTAAATAGGATTAATTCTTTACAACAAAGTGGGCAACAATATGATAAAATGAAAGAGCCATATTATAGATTGTCAACAATAAAAGAACTTCTAAATTATAAAATTCTTGAATATTATGCAAAAGAAAATGGATATGTTATAGATGAAAATAAAATAAATCAACAAGTAGAAGATTTAGCTTCCCAATATTTAAGTAATCCTCAGACAAAAGATCAAATAATAAATTATTTTGGTTCTGAGGAAAAGCTTAAAGATTATTTAAGAAATGCATTATCATCAAGTGAATATTATAAATATATAGATTCAACAATTGGTAAGGTTTCTGAGAAAGAATTAAATGAATATATAAAAAACAATTTTGAAGACATAAAATTAAGGAATGAAAAGATATTAACCAAACATATTTTAGTTACTGATGAGTCTACTGCAAACAAAATTTTAAGTGAAATTAAAAGTGGGGAAATTTCATTTGAGGATGCAGCAAAAAAATATTCTATAGATAAACAATCTGCTGTAGATGGTGGTAGTATAAATTGGGTCGCGAAAAATCAAGTAGTTCCAGAATATTTTGAGGCAGCATTCAATGCAAATGTTGGCGATATAGTAGGTCCTGTTAAAACAGATTATGGGTATCATATAATTAAAGTTGAAGGGAAAAAAGTATATAATACAGTAGATGATGTGGAATCAGATAAAGTTCTTTTAGAAAATATAAAAGCAGAAGTAAAAAATAGTAAATTATATGAATGGTATACAGATTATTCAAAAGATTTTAGTTACGCTTTAAAATATGAACCTTTAATATATGAAGATAGAATTGAAAAAGCAAAAACATTAGATGAAAAAATAGATATAGAAAAAAAATTATATGATGCAATTAGGACAAAAACTGAAGCTCCAGAGTTATGGAAGATTAGTTATTTAAATTTAGTTAAAGAACTAAATAAGTCTTTATCAGAGATAGTTGAATTGGAAAATATCATTTTAAAATATAAAAACAGTGAATATATTAAAATGAGCGATAAAGAAATAAGTGATAAAATTGATGAACTTGATTCGGAGATTAGCCAAATAAAAGATAAGAAAGATAAAAATGATAAAATGAATTTAAGCAAAGATTTGCAAGGGTTATATTATGCAAAAGTTATGTATCCAGAATTATTTACAAAAGAAATAGATATTAGCGATACTGAAAAATATCTGAATGAATTGAAAAGTAAAGAATTCAATGTCTTAGAAGAAATGTATATGAAAAATAAAGATATGGATACTTTAATAAGATTATATCAATTAAATCCAGATGATCCACAAATTTCATTTGAATATAATTATACATATTATCAATATATAAAGCAATATATTCCATCACAACCAAAAGATGTAATTCAACCGGAACTGGAAAAAATATTTCAGGCTTTTGAAAAAATAGTGTCAATCACAAATGATGAAGAAATAAAAACAAAGTCACAAAAAGTTATAGAAGAAATAAAAGTAACATTGAGAAATATGATGAAAGATAATAATTAA
- a CDS encoding helix-turn-helix domain-containing protein — protein MKIGEKLKRLRLSRGLTQEELATRADLTRGFISQLERDLTSPTLESLEMILRALGTNLKEFFSDFEEKKIIYKKSERVPMYDTPEGVKEELLMTDTEVKRIEPMIVELEPMSQTEEENYHEGSEFGYILEGNIELWLDDVKYKAKTGDAFYFKSDKIHYIKNSSKKKKAKILWIEIQ, from the coding sequence ATGAAGATAGGTGAAAAGCTTAAAAGATTAAGACTTTCAAGAGGTTTGACTCAAGAAGAGTTAGCAACAAGAGCCGATTTAACGCGTGGGTTTATTTCGCAATTAGAAAGGGATTTAACTTCACCTACTCTTGAAAGTTTAGAAATGATTTTAAGAGCATTAGGAACTAATTTAAAAGAGTTTTTTTCTGATTTTGAAGAAAAAAAGATTATATATAAAAAATCTGAAAGAGTACCAATGTATGATACACCAGAAGGTGTAAAAGAAGAGTTACTTATGACTGATACGGAAGTAAAAAGGATTGAACCGATGATAGTGGAATTAGAACCAATGAGTCAAACAGAAGAAGAAAATTATCATGAAGGTTCGGAATTTGGATATATTTTAGAAGGAAATATTGAATTATGGTTAGATGATGTTAAATATAAAGCGAAAACAGGAGATGCATTTTATTTTAAATCAGACAAAATACATTATATAAAAAATTCCAGCAAAAAGAAAAAAGCAAAAATTTTATGGATAGAAATACAGTAA
- the speE gene encoding polyamine aminopropyltransferase: MEKNLEPGRHLLYMEWYTGGDVGLFMKMNRVLFSGQSEYQRVDVFENPELGRVFSLDGITMTTEVDEFMYHEMLVHVPMFIHPNPKRVLIIGGGDGGSTREALKHPSVEEVILCEIDPMVIEAARNYLPTTSVEFNNPKLKIVNENGAEYVKQFENYFDVIIVDSTDPTAGEGGHLFTEDFYKACNNALTENGVFSAETEDPFYDRAWVGIAYNRIKSAFPITKVYMGFMTTYPSGMWSYTFASKGLDPLKDFDPEKVRSFEKRDTLKYYNEEIHVASFALPNFVKKLIGIEK, from the coding sequence ATGGAAAAGAATCTTGAACCAGGTAGACATTTATTATATATGGAATGGTATACAGGTGGAGATGTTGGATTATTTATGAAAATGAATAGAGTTTTATTTTCAGGTCAAAGTGAATATCAGAGAGTTGATGTTTTTGAAAATCCAGAGTTGGGAAGAGTTTTTTCATTAGATGGTATTACAATGACAACAGAAGTTGATGAATTTATGTATCATGAAATGTTAGTGCATGTGCCAATGTTCATTCATCCTAATCCAAAAAGAGTATTAATCATTGGTGGTGGAGATGGTGGTTCTACAAGAGAAGCTTTAAAACATCCATCTGTTGAAGAAGTTATATTGTGTGAAATAGACCCTATGGTAATTGAAGCAGCAAGAAATTATTTACCTACAACAAGTGTGGAATTTAATAATCCTAAATTAAAGATAGTAAACGAAAATGGTGCAGAATATGTAAAACAATTTGAAAATTATTTTGATGTGATTATTGTTGATTCTACAGATCCTACTGCAGGTGAAGGAGGACATTTATTTACAGAAGATTTTTATAAAGCATGTAATAACGCATTAACAGAAAATGGAGTGTTTTCAGCGGAGACAGAAGATCCTTTTTATGATAGAGCATGGGTTGGAATTGCATATAACAGGATAAAGAGTGCATTTCCTATTACAAAAGTATATATGGGATTCATGACAACGTATCCTTCTGGAATGTGGAGCTATACATTTGCATCAAAAGGATTAGATCCATTAAAAGATTTTGATCCAGAAAAAGTAAGAAGTTTTGAAAAGAGAGATACATTAAAGTATTACAATGAAGAAATTCATGTTGCAAGTTTTGCTTTACCGAACTTTGTAAAAAAATTAATTGGTATAGAAAAATAA
- the speD gene encoding adenosylmethionine decarboxylase translates to MAKSLGRHIIAEFYECDKDILDDVDKIEELMKKASIESGATIVTSTFHRFLPHGVSGAVIVSESHFAIHTWPEYGYASVDIYTCGDHVDPWKSFEFLKKAFDSQRAQTIEHLRGVYEEIGIDENSPHKVEV, encoded by the coding sequence ATGGCAAAATCATTAGGTAGACATATTATAGCAGAATTTTATGAATGTGATAAAGATATATTAGATGATGTAGATAAAATTGAAGAATTAATGAAAAAAGCTTCTATTGAATCGGGAGCTACAATTGTGACTTCAACTTTCCACCGATTTTTGCCCCATGGGGTGAGTGGAGCTGTTATTGTTTCTGAATCGCATTTTGCAATTCATACATGGCCTGAATACGGATATGCATCTGTTGATATTTATACTTGTGGGGATCATGTAGATCCGTGGAAAAGTTTTGAATTTTTAAAAAAAGCATTTGATTCTCAAAGAGCACAAACAATTGAACATTTAAGAGGGGTATATGAGGAAATCGGAATTGATGAAAATTCACCACATAAAGTGGAAGTTTAA
- a CDS encoding GNAT family N-acetyltransferase, with the protein MEFKKASEVPKIAIVDLVNQTFKDYTVPINWTITSFEHDLRENSISLDDSYIVYEKDKPIGFSLVSIRGVRGRIDAFGFLKEFRLKGYGSELLYYTTEKMKWKGITKITLEVVNEEINAKKFYQKHGFKEKRILESFIKYLDKINKPKFKYTITDHKWIHDRAVEALHYIGRNPNWQREPKTLELSRDRYQMEKIIQKGFTIGYVVWGTTKEGAFIVDTSPIIDPTKYEEILEDLLNRFADLNFKNVTIVSLPENDPLYSLIKKYEFTPFLKQIEMEKRIH; encoded by the coding sequence ATGGAATTTAAAAAAGCTTCTGAAGTTCCTAAGATTGCTATTGTTGACCTGGTGAATCAAACTTTCAAAGATTATACCGTTCCCATTAATTGGACAATAACCTCATTTGAGCATGATTTGAGAGAAAATTCAATCTCTTTAGATGATTCTTATATTGTTTATGAAAAAGATAAACCAATAGGTTTTTCATTAGTCTCTATTAGAGGAGTAAGAGGAAGAATTGATGCTTTTGGTTTTTTAAAAGAATTTAGATTAAAAGGATATGGTTCTGAACTTTTATACTACACCACCGAAAAAATGAAATGGAAAGGTATTACCAAGATAACTCTGGAAGTTGTTAATGAAGAAATTAATGCAAAGAAATTTTATCAAAAACATGGGTTCAAAGAAAAACGCATATTGGAAAGTTTTATCAAATATTTAGATAAAATAAATAAACCAAAATTCAAATATACAATAACAGACCATAAATGGATTCATGATAGAGCTGTTGAAGCTTTACATTATATTGGAAGAAATCCAAATTGGCAAAGAGAACCAAAAACTTTAGAATTATCAAGAGATAGGTATCAAATGGAAAAAATAATCCAAAAAGGATTTACTATAGGATATGTTGTTTGGGGAACAACAAAAGAAGGTGCTTTTATCGTTGATACTTCGCCAATAATCGACCCAACAAAATACGAAGAAATTTTAGAAGATTTGCTAAATAGATTTGCTGATTTAAATTTTAAAAATGTAACTATTGTCTCTTTACCAGAAAATGATCCATTATATTCATTGATAAAAAAATATGAATTTACTCCTTTTTTAAAACAAATAGAAATGGAAAAACGGATTCACTAA
- a CDS encoding histidine phosphatase family protein, with the protein MKIFLVRHGMTDWNLERKWQGNVDIELNEIGLKQAENLGKRFKNEHFAKVYTSPLKRAYKTALPIAKNIKTEPKIIKDFMEVHVSLWNGYNINQVKKRFTKEFELWSNDPWAFVNGVESLGEVQQRGVKALKNVIAENNDNIVIVSHALLIRTIICWVLNLPLNQHRHFMLDNASVTTIEFNENKLRLLNLNETWHLDLEKIIHPKTVEEEI; encoded by the coding sequence TTGAAAATATTTCTTGTAAGACATGGTATGACAGATTGGAATTTAGAAAGAAAATGGCAGGGGAATGTCGATATAGAATTGAACGAAATAGGGTTAAAACAGGCAGAAAATTTAGGTAAAAGATTTAAAAATGAACATTTTGCAAAGGTTTATACATCCCCATTAAAAAGAGCTTATAAAACAGCGTTACCCATAGCCAAAAATATAAAAACCGAGCCTAAAATTATAAAAGATTTTATGGAAGTGCACGTATCATTATGGAATGGATATAATATAAATCAAGTAAAAAAGCGTTTTACTAAAGAATTTGAATTGTGGTCAAATGATCCATGGGCATTTGTTAATGGTGTGGAATCTTTAGGTGAAGTGCAGCAAAGAGGTGTCAAGGCATTAAAAAATGTAATAGCAGAAAATAATGATAATATAGTTATAGTTTCACATGCGTTATTAATTAGAACGATAATTTGTTGGGTTTTAAATTTACCATTAAATCAACATAGACATTTTATGTTAGATAATGCATCAGTTACTACAATTGAATTTAACGAAAACAAATTGAGACTATTAAATTTAAATGAAACATGGCACCTTGATTTAGAGAAAATAATTCATCCAAAAACAGTGGAGGAAGAAATATGA
- a CDS encoding GNAT family N-acetyltransferase produces the protein MTGYLVKLRAYSKKDLDKTLEYINDLEVRKYINPGIVFPFRYEDEEKWYESINPDNGGKYTFAIEKIEDNKYIGGCGINEIDWKNSVATVGIFIGKPFWNKGYGTEAMKLLVNFVFNEMNINKVKLSVFSFNKRAIRSYEKIGFKVEGVLREEIFRDGIYHDEIIMGILRKEWV, from the coding sequence ATGACGGGGTATTTAGTTAAGTTGAGAGCGTATTCAAAAAAAGATTTAGATAAAACGTTAGAATATATTAATGATTTAGAAGTAAGAAAATATATAAATCCAGGAATAGTCTTTCCATTTCGTTATGAAGATGAAGAAAAATGGTATGAAAGTATTAATCCTGATAATGGCGGAAAATATACTTTTGCAATTGAAAAAATAGAGGATAATAAATATATAGGTGGATGTGGAATTAATGAAATTGATTGGAAAAATTCTGTAGCGACGGTTGGTATTTTTATAGGAAAACCATTTTGGAATAAAGGATATGGAACTGAAGCTATGAAATTATTGGTTAATTTTGTTTTTAATGAGATGAATATAAATAAAGTAAAATTAAGTGTATTTAGTTTTAATAAAAGAGCGATTAGATCTTATGAAAAAATAGGGTTTAAGGTTGAAGGAGTATTAAGAGAAGAGATTTTTAGAGATGGAATATATCATGATGAAATAATAATGGGAATTTTAAGAAAAGAGTGGGTATAA
- a CDS encoding elongator complex protein 3, giving the protein MSREYIVPIFIPHAGCKKICVFCNEYSATGIKLKPNIEELNATFYRYIKYFPQNKKTYIAFYGSTFTGMSNIQMQFYLDWAQEKINNSESYGIRFSTSPEEITEEKIEILRKYDINFIEIGVQSFFDDVLKAANRPHDLEDVWNAIELLEKNNIDYGIHLMTGLPKSTYNKDINSAMITTLLKAKSVRIHPTVILKNSTLEKMYKNKEYIPESLDEAVEKVSKMTEIIEASGKKVIRLGICLYGKERENVVVGPYHDSFGDLIRTKIAEDIIIFFEELKVPIKFKSNFIGFKRKNSKLLEKSKIEFHNEEYFIYKNEKFEYSDILNKLVENIEKK; this is encoded by the coding sequence ATGTCCAGAGAGTATATAGTGCCAATTTTTATTCCACATGCAGGGTGTAAAAAGATTTGTGTTTTTTGTAATGAATATTCAGCAACAGGTATAAAATTAAAACCCAATATAGAAGAATTAAACGCGACATTTTATAGATATATAAAGTATTTTCCGCAAAATAAAAAAACATATATAGCTTTTTATGGTTCAACTTTTACTGGAATGTCTAATATTCAAATGCAATTTTATTTAGATTGGGCTCAAGAAAAAATTAATAATAGTGAATCTTATGGAATACGATTTTCAACATCACCAGAAGAAATTACAGAAGAAAAAATAGAAATATTAAGAAAATACGATATCAATTTTATTGAAATTGGGGTACAATCTTTTTTTGATGATGTTTTAAAAGCTGCCAATAGACCACATGATTTAGAAGATGTATGGAACGCAATAGAATTGCTTGAGAAAAATAATATTGATTATGGCATTCATTTGATGACAGGGTTACCTAAGAGTACATATAATAAAGATATAAATTCGGCTATGATAACGACACTTTTAAAAGCAAAAAGCGTTAGGATACATCCAACAGTAATACTTAAAAATTCAACTCTTGAAAAAATGTATAAAAATAAAGAATATATTCCAGAATCTTTAGATGAGGCAGTTGAAAAAGTATCAAAAATGACTGAAATAATAGAAGCCTCAGGAAAGAAGGTAATAAGACTAGGAATATGTTTATATGGCAAAGAAAGGGAAAATGTAGTAGTAGGTCCATATCATGATTCTTTTGGTGATTTAATTAGAACAAAAATTGCAGAAGATATAATAATTTTTTTTGAAGAGCTTAAAGTACCTATAAAATTCAAATCTAATTTTATAGGTTTTAAAAGAAAAAATTCAAAGTTGCTTGAAAAATCAAAAATAGAGTTTCATAATGAGGAATATTTTATATATAAAAATGAGAAATTTGAATATAGTGATATATTGAATAAATTAGTGGAAAATATTGAAAAAAAATAA
- the mnmE gene encoding tRNA uridine-5-carboxymethylaminomethyl(34) synthesis GTPase MnmE: MIFDTIAAISSPLGTGAISVIRLSGTKVLKFIDEIFNIKNPEPKKMYYGWIKKDNEILDEVTWVYHKGPKSYTGEDMLEIFGHGGILVTKKILNLILSKGIREALPGEFSKRAVMNKKMDLVKAEAINELIHANSDFALKAAANQMEGKLSQRIKKLKNELFNIAARIEVEMDYPDDFEVDNFEFLNSLNFIMNELEYLYENADNGISAIDGIKMAIVGKPNAGKSTLLNALLRKDRAIVTDIPGTTRDTIEENLNIRGIYIKSIDTAGIRRTDDIVEKIGVERSIKAIEESKLILFVLDNITGIEEYDIEIYEKLKNLKNKEIIIVINKSDIKNEDNFEIPWKDHDIVRISASSGNIKNLEDLIYKKLKNNVITNEFTLINERQKLSVKKAIDSIKKAIESIEIGLTNDAIMFDVRKAIEGLNELTGEDYTETLLDNIFGNFCVGK; encoded by the coding sequence ATGATTTTTGATACAATAGCAGCTATTTCTTCTCCTTTAGGAACAGGAGCCATTTCTGTTATAAGGCTTAGTGGAACAAAAGTTTTAAAGTTTATTGATGAAATATTTAATATAAAAAATCCCGAACCAAAAAAAATGTATTATGGGTGGATCAAAAAAGACAATGAAATATTAGATGAAGTTACATGGGTTTATCATAAAGGGCCAAAAAGTTATACTGGTGAAGATATGCTTGAAATTTTTGGTCATGGCGGTATCTTAGTAACAAAAAAAATTTTAAATTTAATTTTATCCAAAGGTATTAGAGAAGCTTTACCCGGTGAATTTTCAAAAAGAGCTGTAATGAATAAAAAAATGGATTTAGTAAAAGCTGAAGCTATAAACGAATTGATCCATGCAAACTCTGATTTTGCTTTAAAAGCTGCGGCTAATCAAATGGAAGGAAAACTTTCACAAAGAATAAAAAAGTTAAAAAATGAATTGTTCAATATTGCCGCAAGAATTGAAGTTGAAATGGATTATCCCGATGATTTTGAGGTTGATAATTTTGAATTTCTTAATTCTTTAAATTTTATAATGAATGAATTAGAATACTTGTATGAAAATGCTGATAATGGTATATCTGCTATTGATGGCATAAAAATGGCAATAGTTGGAAAACCAAATGCTGGAAAATCAACATTATTAAATGCCTTACTCAGAAAGGATAGAGCAATAGTAACAGATATTCCCGGCACTACACGTGATACCATTGAAGAAAATCTTAATATTAGAGGTATTTATATAAAATCTATTGATACTGCAGGAATACGAAGAACAGATGATATTGTTGAAAAAATAGGTGTTGAGAGATCTATAAAGGCTATTGAAGAATCAAAATTAATTCTATTTGTTCTGGATAATATCACAGGTATTGAAGAATACGATATTGAAATTTATGAAAAACTAAAAAATTTAAAAAATAAAGAAATTATTATTGTAATTAATAAATCAGATATTAAAAATGAAGATAATTTTGAAATTCCATGGAAAGATCATGATATTGTCAGAATCTCTGCTTCAAGTGGAAATATTAAAAATCTTGAAGATTTAATATATAAAAAACTTAAAAATAATGTTATTACAAATGAATTTACTCTTATTAACGAAAGACAAAAATTATCAGTGAAAAAGGCTATTGATTCAATAAAAAAAGCTATTGAAAGTATAGAAATCGGATTAACAAATGATGCTATAATGTTTGATGTTAGAAAAGCTATTGAAGGATTAAACGAATTAACTGGTGAAGATTATACAGAAACACTCCTAGATAACATTTTTGGAAACTTTTGTGTGGGAAAGTAG